In Desulfopila inferna, the following are encoded in one genomic region:
- a CDS encoding response regulator: MEKSLHELQAENEMLRQEIKVAREAADITSDFVVKQFEQTEQMLRRFQIADSERQAVLDAATQLSIIATDLDGTIQLFSRGASTLLGYKARDMVGKVNILSLHLEDEVENYGNEVSGVVESSLTGMNVFAQYVKEKQTRGQEWLYKCHDGKYLEVNLSITGLYSEGRMKGYLFTAMDLSAHKQFEYELRQARDIAESANASKGAFLARMSHEIRTPMNGVIGMSQLLQKTELDPQQRNYADKILGSAKTLLGLINDILDFSKIDAGKLELESIPFNIDDVFANVVNVIGMQAEEKGLEFLFHVEPQVPQTLVGDPLRLGQVLMNLAGNAVKFTARGEVVVTVTVEELREETIALKFSVRDSGIGLEKEQVENLFSAFSQADDSITRKFGGTGLGLTICRQLTEMMGGRVWVESLPGEGSNFLFTVRLRLTSAKTFPETRMPESFDGLRALVVDDNKAARDVLSLMLSAINMEVDSVQDGHSAIVRLEEAVKAGKPYDVVLLDWVMPGIDGIETARRIRANASLAKVPAMLMVTANGREEAYVEAGKVGMDAFLLKPVYGSVLYNTLLQILRIPSVDGPRISRKDTAAILELDTIRGSRILLVDDNHINQEVGAAFLKNAGMQVEIVDNGHECLDVLAEKSFDLVLMDIQMPVMDGLEATRRIRQNSELKDLPVIAMTAHAMAGDREKSLAAGMNDHINKPIDPDLLYKALKEWIPGKCERSLPTEDNRAAERIKGEIVVPTLAGIDKDKAIRRLGDNSELFLRMLKDFKKSFSTLPGTLQELSIAGNWARIYEHVHTVKGVAGYIGAQSIFEEASELEIVLIEENRESATHKLPLLIDALNKVLSSLALLPEEFEDAGGTSRSGDYGLSEIRAKAKHLIHLLEHGELAAEEHFQQMKEMLAGCGHEEAMAEIEAMIDDIDFEEAAELATDLLHRLQRQKG, from the coding sequence ATGGAAAAAAGTTTGCATGAACTGCAGGCCGAGAACGAGATGCTCCGTCAGGAGATAAAAGTTGCCCGTGAAGCAGCTGATATAACATCGGACTTCGTCGTTAAACAGTTTGAGCAGACCGAGCAGATGCTGCGTCGTTTCCAGATTGCCGATTCCGAGCGTCAGGCCGTTCTCGATGCAGCCACCCAGCTTTCTATCATTGCAACCGATCTTGATGGTACTATCCAGCTGTTCAGCCGCGGAGCCTCAACGCTGCTGGGATATAAAGCAAGAGATATGGTGGGCAAGGTTAATATCCTTTCTCTGCATCTTGAAGACGAGGTTGAAAACTACGGCAATGAAGTCAGCGGCGTCGTCGAATCCTCCCTTACCGGTATGAATGTCTTCGCTCAGTATGTTAAAGAGAAACAAACTCGCGGACAGGAGTGGCTCTATAAATGCCACGATGGTAAATACCTCGAGGTAAATCTGTCGATTACCGGCCTGTATTCCGAAGGACGAATGAAGGGGTATCTGTTTACCGCCATGGATCTCTCCGCGCATAAGCAGTTTGAATATGAGTTGCGCCAGGCCCGTGATATCGCCGAGTCCGCCAATGCCTCAAAAGGGGCTTTCCTGGCACGCATGAGCCATGAGATACGAACACCGATGAATGGCGTCATCGGCATGTCCCAGCTTCTGCAAAAGACCGAACTCGACCCCCAGCAGCGCAATTATGCCGATAAAATCCTCGGTTCTGCCAAAACCCTGCTGGGGCTTATCAATGATATCCTCGATTTTTCCAAAATCGATGCAGGCAAACTGGAGCTTGAGTCGATACCTTTCAATATAGATGATGTCTTTGCCAATGTCGTCAACGTCATAGGCATGCAGGCCGAAGAAAAGGGGTTGGAATTCCTTTTTCATGTCGAGCCCCAGGTGCCCCAGACCCTCGTTGGCGATCCTCTGCGCCTCGGCCAGGTACTGATGAATCTTGCCGGTAATGCGGTAAAGTTTACTGCGCGCGGAGAGGTGGTTGTTACCGTCACCGTGGAAGAATTGAGGGAAGAGACCATAGCATTGAAATTCAGCGTACGGGACAGCGGTATCGGCCTGGAGAAGGAGCAGGTCGAAAATCTTTTCAGCGCCTTCAGTCAGGCGGATGATTCGATAACCAGAAAATTCGGCGGAACCGGATTGGGGCTGACTATCTGCAGACAACTCACCGAGATGATGGGTGGCCGTGTCTGGGTGGAAAGCCTGCCGGGAGAGGGTTCGAATTTTCTGTTCACGGTTCGACTCCGGCTAACCAGCGCAAAAACTTTCCCCGAGACCCGCATGCCCGAATCCTTTGATGGCCTGCGTGCCCTCGTCGTCGATGACAACAAAGCCGCCCGCGATGTGTTGAGCTTGATGCTTTCGGCCATCAATATGGAGGTGGACAGTGTTCAGGATGGCCATTCCGCCATAGTTCGACTGGAAGAGGCCGTCAAGGCGGGTAAACCCTATGATGTGGTCCTGCTCGACTGGGTGATGCCAGGGATAGACGGCATTGAAACAGCCCGACGAATACGGGCTAATGCGTCTCTGGCCAAGGTTCCGGCGATGCTGATGGTCACAGCCAACGGCCGTGAAGAGGCATATGTCGAGGCCGGCAAGGTCGGCATGGATGCCTTTCTTCTCAAACCTGTATACGGCTCGGTGCTTTACAATACGCTTCTGCAAATTCTCAGAATTCCTTCTGTTGACGGTCCACGGATATCTAGGAAAGATACCGCCGCCATCCTCGAACTTGATACGATTCGGGGTTCCCGCATCCTGCTGGTTGACGATAACCATATCAATCAGGAGGTCGGAGCCGCCTTTCTGAAAAATGCCGGTATGCAGGTGGAAATCGTCGATAACGGTCATGAGTGCCTGGATGTTCTTGCGGAAAAGTCCTTCGACCTTGTTCTCATGGATATTCAGATGCCGGTGATGGATGGCCTGGAGGCAACCCGCAGGATTCGCCAAAACAGTGAGCTGAAGGATCTGCCGGTTATTGCCATGACGGCTCATGCAATGGCGGGGGACCGCGAAAAAAGCCTGGCCGCCGGTATGAATGATCATATCAACAAGCCAATTGATCCGGACTTGCTGTACAAAGCTCTGAAGGAGTGGATACCCGGCAAATGCGAAAGAAGTTTACCGACGGAGGATAACCGGGCTGCTGAACGGATTAAGGGCGAAATCGTTGTGCCGACGCTTGCTGGAATTGATAAGGATAAGGCCATTCGCCGGCTCGGCGATAACTCCGAACTGTTCCTGAGGATGCTGAAGGATTTCAAGAAAAGCTTTTCCACTCTGCCGGGGACTTTGCAGGAGTTGTCCATAGCAGGAAACTGGGCCAGGATATATGAGCATGTCCATACGGTGAAAGGAGTTGCCGGCTATATAGGCGCACAGTCAATATTTGAAGAAGCCAGTGAACTGGAAATCGTTCTGATCGAGGAAAACCGGGAATCGGCAACGCATAAACTTCCTTTGCTGATCGATGCCTTGAACAAGGTGCTTTCCTCTTTAGCCCTGCTGCCGGAGGAGTTTGAGGACGCCGGAGGAACTTCCCGCAGTGGTGATTATGGATTGTCTGAGATCAGGGCAAAAGCGAAGCATCTTATTCATCTGCTGGAGCATGGAGAACTTGCAGCCGAAGAGCATTTTCAGCAAATGAAGGAGATGCTGGCAGGGTGCGGGCATGAGGAGGCTATGGCGGAGATCGAAGCAATGATTGACGACATAGATTTCGAGGAGGCGGCGGAGTTGGCAACTGACCTGTTACATCGGTTACAACGGCAAAAAGGTTGA